The following coding sequences are from one Kogia breviceps isolate mKogBre1 chromosome X, mKogBre1 haplotype 1, whole genome shotgun sequence window:
- the LOC131748849 gene encoding melanoma-associated antigen 8-like translates to MAACLMLEQQAPEQDGSTQGLGANPDGGPMDGGRWKPVPAGHPDLRLLPGEAAFQDLAEEPSFKGPRATCEGTPQVKTCKRPLSELRRVRFSAEAAHSRSPPGRWALPVTPAHVDSSRRPDPSSGPWSRLVSSASLRLTFGPQWRRSCSGLWGRRPHPPSSSSSSSSSSYSVVFPGTLEEAAGAGEPSPPQIPSPTAMATRPRSQSEDDGLSPPDEEGPSTSHDQEDAESLLQDALHLKVADLMGFLLLKYRQKEPSTKAEMLTVLKDYQDHFPVVFRRACECMQLVFGVDVKEVDPCDHSYVLVPTLGFTCDAVLSDGQCMPKAGLLVLLLGRIALSGDRCPEEEVWGALGKLGVCAGREHRIYGEPRELLTEVWVQEGYVEYRPVPHSDPARYEFLWGPRAHAETSEWQVLEHLLWVNSLDPRSSASLWAEGVSDEEEGA, encoded by the exons ATGGCCGCCTGTCTGATGCTTGAGCAGCAGGCCCCAGAACAGGATGGCAGCACTCAGGGCCTGGGCGCAAACCCAGACGGGGGTCCCATGGACGGCGGTCGGTGGAAA CCCGTGCCCGCGGGGCACCCCGACCTCAGGCTGCTGCCTGGGGAAGCCGCTTTCCAGGATTTGGCCGAAGAGCCGTCGTTCAAAGGGCCTCGCGCCACCTGCGAGGGCACCCCTCAAGTCAAGACCTGCAAGCGGCCTTTGTCAGAGCTGCGCAGGGTGCGTTTCTCCGCCGAGGCCGCGCACAGCCGCTCTCCCCCAGGCCGCTGGGCCCTCCCTGTCACCCCTGCCCACGTGGACTCCAGCCGGCGGCCCGACCCGTCATCAGGGCCCTGGTCAAGACTAGTGAGCTCCGCCAGCCTGCGGCTGACCTTCGGGCCCCAGTGGAGGCGCAGCTGTTCGGGGCTGTGGGGGAGGAGGCCgcatcccccctcctcctcctcctcctcctcctcctcttcttactCTGTCGTGTTCCCGGGCACCCTGGAGGAGGCGGCTGGTGCTGGGGAACCCAGTCCCCCCCagatcccctcccccactgccatgGCCACCCGTCCACGGAGCCAATCTGAAGACGACGGCCTCAGCCCCCCAGATGAGGAAGGGCCGAGCACCTCGCATGACCAGGAAGATGCCGAGTCCTTGCTCCAAGATGCACTACATCTGAAGGTGGCTGACCTGATGGGGTTCCTCCTGCTCAAGTATCGCCAAAAGGAGCCGAGCACAAAGGCAGAAATGCTGACCGTCCTCAAGGATTACCAGGACCACTTCCCCGTGGTCTTCAGGCGAGCCTGCGAGTGCATGCAGCTGGTCTTTGGCGTGGACGTGAAGGAGGTGGACCCCTGCGATCACTCCTACGTCCTGGTCCCCACCCTGGGCTTCACCTGCGATGCGGTGCTGAGCGACGGGCAGTGCATGCCCAAGGCCGGCCTCCTGGTCTTGCTCCTGGGCCGGATCGCCCTGTCCGGAGATCGCTGCCCCGAGGAGGAGGTCTGGGGAGCACTCGGCAAGCTGGGGGTGTGTGCCGGGCGGGAGCACCGCATCTACGGGGAGCCCAGGGAGCTGCTCACCGAAGTGTGGGTGCAGGAGGGCTACGTGGAGTACCGGCCGGTGCCCCACAGCGACCCCGCCCGCTACGAGTTCCTGTGGGGTCCCCGGGCCCACGCGGAGACCAGCGAGTGGCAGGTCCTGGAGCATCTGCTCTGGGTCAATAGCTTGGATCCCAGGTCCTCGGCATCCCTGTGGGCAGAGGGTGTGAGCGATGAGGAAGAGGGGGCCTGA
- the LOC131748775 gene encoding paraneoplastic antigen Ma6E-like gives MAMALAILRDWCRSMGVNAQRSLLILGVPDDGEDQEFQEAVQAALRSLGRYRVLHKGYRKELGSRVALVEFAEYINRSLIPRQIPGKGGPWTVACLPQAPDAESQDRPSFPAQPQRQAVVGRAGEAGTAGHSGTAGEEEAVGEAGAAGMEGDAGEEEGLGEVAAGGEEGAGVEAGAAGEAGGAGEGGAGGEAGAGGEEGAAGEEGAAGEAGGAGEGGAGGEGGAGGEAGAGGEAGAAGEAGGAGEAGGAGEEGAGGEAGAGGEEGAAGEAGAAGEAGGAGEAGAAGSCR, from the exons ATGGCGATGGCTCTGGCGATACTGCGGGACTGGTGCAGGTCGATGGGCGTGAACGCTCAGCGATCTCTGCTCATCCTGGGTGTCCCAGACGACGGCGAAGACCAGGAATTCCAGGAGGCTGTGCAGGCTGCCCTGCGTTCCCTGGGCAGGTACCGAGTGCTGCACAAGGGCTACAGAAAGGAGCTGGGGTCGAGGGTTGCCCTGGTCGAGTTTGCTGAGTATATAAATCGAAGCTTGATCCCCCGCCAAATACCAGGCAAGGGGGGGCCCTGGACTGTGGCCTGCCTGCCCCAGGCCCCTGATGCTGAGTCACAGGATAGACCCAGTTTCCCTGCACAGCCCCAGAGACAAGCAGTGGTTGGCAGGGCAGGTGAGGCAGGAACTGCAGGTCACTCAGGAACTGCGGGTGAGGAGGAAGCTGTAGGGGAGGCGGGAGCCGCAGGTATGGAGGGAGACGCAGGTGAGGAGGAAGGCTTAGGTGAGGTGGCAGCGGGAGGTGAGGAAGGAGCTGGAGTTGAGGCaggagctgcaggtgaggcaggaggtgcaggtgagggaggggctggaggtgaggcaggggctggaggcgaggagggagctgcaggtgaggagggagctgcaggtgaggcaggaggtgcaggtgagggaggggctggaggtgagggaggggctggaggtgaggcaggggctggaggtgaggcaggagctgcaggtgaggcaggaggtgcaggtgaggcaggaggtgcaggtgaggaaggggctggaggtgaggcaggggctggaggcgaggaaggagctgcaggtgaggcaggagctgcaggtgaggcaggaggtgCAGGTGAGGCGGGAGCCGCAG GGAGCTGCAGGTGA
- the LOC136793475 gene encoding paraneoplastic antigen Ma6F-like, producing MAGPAGEAMTAAEEAAVEAAGAVGEAGPCTQQWRQALQAVPDTAGSQELGTFSGMQEPGHGEESFESWLQQASDMLHLWRHVSEGERRRRLVESLRGPALDVLRGLLAEDPELAAQDCLAALVQVFGNTDPRESARLKFLTCAQRPEETLSAYVMRLEGLLQSALEKGAILPAVADQVRARQVLMRARLNDTLQQTLRTQLMTRPPGFVRMLRLLQMTEACEAAPASRELFPGEEEARVDVGVLAAAAQAAPAHEAITAGPTADGTKASPAGEDTSTQAALSKQGRAEDHPAPEEASEAVAGTAKAGEAGPEDHGAARAAPGPGETSKASAATQEGGRAPGPAGLGPAGPTHARGVPMPGRMGSASPVAPGGPGWEPEGLAQAGGQQAEETPEEGLQHVPEEPGNEDGAAEMSPPGSSSGQ from the coding sequence ATGGCAGGACCCGCGGGCGAGGCAATGACCGCGGCTGAGGAAGCAGCTGTGGAAGCGGCAGGCGCCGTGGGTGAGGCGGGGCCCTGTACCCAGCAGTGGAGGCAGGCCTTGCAGGCCGTGCCAGACACCGCGGGCTCCCAGGAGCTGGGAACCTTCTCTGGGATGCAAGAGCCGGGCCACGGGGAAGAGTCCTTTGAGAGCTGGCTGCAGCAGGCCAGCGACATGCTGCACCTGTGGCGCCACGTGtctgagggggagaggaggaggaggctggtggAGAGCCTGCGCGGCCCCGCGCTGGACGTCCTGCGCGGCCTCCTGGCGGAAGATCCCGAGCTGGCCGCCCAGGACTGCCTGGCCGCGCTGGTGCAGGTGTTTGGGAACACGGACCCCCGGGAGAGCGCTCGGCTGAAGTTCCTGACCTGTGCCCAGCGGCCCGAGGAGACTCTCTCTGCGTACGTGATGCGCCTGGAAGGCCTGCTGCAGTCGGCCCTGGAGAAGGGGGCCATCCTCCCGGCCGTGGCGGACCAGGTGCGCGCCCGGCAGGTGCTGATGCGGGCCCGGCTGAACGACACGCTCCAGCAGACGCTGAGGACGCAGCTGATGACCAGGCCTCCCGGCTTCGTGCGGATGCTGCGGCTCCTCCAGATGACCGAGGCCTGCGAGGCCGCCCCGGCTAGCAGGGAGCTGTTCCCAGGGGAAGAAGAGGCCCGTGTGGACGTTGGAGTCCTGGCAGCAGCCGCCCAGGCCGCCCCGGCCCATGAGGCCATCACCGCGGGCCCCACTGCGGATGGCACCAAGGCCTCCCCGGCCGGTGAAGATACCTCCACCCAGGCCGCCCTTTCCAAGCAAGGTCGCGCCGAGGACCACCCGGCGCCCGAAGAGGCCAGTGAGGCAGTTGCGGGCACTGCCAAGGCTGGCGAGGCGGGCCCTGAAGACCATGGTGCCGCCAGGGCAGCCCCTGGCCCTGGGGAGACCAGCAAGGCCTCCGCGGCCACTCAGGAAGGTGGAAGAGCTCCCGGCCCTGCGGGCCTAGGTCCGGCAGGACCCACACATGCCCGCGGAGTCCCCATGCCTGGCCGGATGGGCAGTGCTTCCCCGGTGGCCCCAGGAGGTCCTGGCTGGGAGCCAGAGGGCCTCGCCCAGGCAGGAGGCCAGCAGGCCGAGGAGACCCCCGAGGAGGGGCTCCAGCATGTCCCAGAAGAGCCGGGAAATGAGGACGGGGCTGCAGAGATGAGCCCCCCGGGGTCGTCCTCGGGCCAGTAG
- the LOC136793457 gene encoding melanoma-associated antigen C1-like gives MDEVTASAHPRTWEPTRDLGKEDLDRGCRRSAGGPPGPVFCWGTPLLLRTPVVGSLARALLWDGPVLAIGTSWVQCTALTASGHRGGPLTSCVTRGSGHVCLARGLRDRKAVPGWHERSAGTSARPVALRPCPRVFVSPALTGVKQEADTLTGPPLGAAGRAALSRLPGGGTRRPPRGRGREGPPRGQGARLREVPLPPDAGAPALGSGSCTPQSLALAQPVPAGHPDLRLLPGEAAFQDLAEEPSFKGPRTTCEGTPQAETCKRPLSELRRVRFSAEAAHSRSPPGRWALPVTPAHVDSSRRPDPSSGPWSRPVSSASLRLTFGPQWRRSCSGLWGRRPHPPSSSSSPSSSSSSPSSSSSSSYPVVFPGTREEAAGAGEPSPPQIPSPTAMATPPRSQSEDDGLSPPDEEGPSTSHDQEDAESLLQDALHLKVADLMGFLLLKYRRKEPSTKAEMLTVLKDYQDHFPVVFRRASECMQLVLGLDVKEVDPREHSYVLVPTLGLTCDGMLSDGQCMPKAGLLVVLLGRIALSGDRCPEEEVWGALGKLGVCAGREHRIYGEPRELLTEVWVQEGYVEYRPVPHSDPARYEFLWGPRAHAETSEWQVLEHLLWVNSLDPRSLASLWAEGVSDEEEGA, from the exons ATGGACGAGGTCACAGCCAGTGCCCACCCCAGGACCTGGGAGCCCACCCGGGACCTTGGGAAGGAAGACCTGGACCGGGGCTGCAGGAGGTCTGCGGGAGGCCCCCCggggcctgtgttctgctgggGCACCCCGTTGCTCCTCAGGACACCCGTCGTTGGGTCACTGGCACGTGCCCTGCTGTGGGACGGTCCTGTGCTCGCCATAGGCACAT CATGGGTGCAGTGCACGGCCCTGACGGCCAGTGGACACAGAGGAGGACCGCTGACCTCGTGCGTGACACGTGGGTCCGGGCACGTCTGCCTGGCCCGGGGGCTCCGGGACCGGAAGGCCGTGCCCGGTTGGCACGAGCGCTCGGCTGGCACGAGCGCTCGGCCCGTGGCTCTGCGCCCGTGCCCGCGTGTCTTCGTGTCCCCTGCGCTGACGGGCGTGAAGCAGGAGGCTGACACGCTGACGGGCCCGCCCTTG GGTGCTGCCGGCCGCGCCGCACTGTCCCGTTTACCTGGAGGAGGGACACGCCGCCCTCCGCGTGGCCGCGGCCGAGAAGGGCCCCCCCGCGGGCAGGGCGCCCGGCTTCGCGAGGTGCCTCTTCCTCCCGACGCGGGGGCCCCGGCCCTCGGCTCAGGGAGCTGCACCCCCCAGTCCCTCGCCCTGGCCCAGCCCGTGCCCGCGGGGCACCCCGACCTCAGGCTGCTGCCTGGGGAAGCCGCTTTCCAGGATTTGGCCGAAGAGCCGTCGTTCAAAGGGCCTCGCACCACCTGCGAGGGCACCCCTCAAGCCGAGACCTGCAAGCGGCCTTTGTCAGAGCTGCGCAGGGTGCGTTTCTCCGCCGAGGCCGCGCACAGCCGCTCTCCCCCAGGCCGCTGGGCCCTCCCTGTCACCCCTGCCCACGTGGACTCCAGCCGGCGGCCCGACCCGTCATCAGGGCCCTGGTCGAGACCAGTGAGCTCCGCCAGCCTGCGGCTGACCTTCGGGCCCCAGTGGAGGCGCAGCTGTTCGGGGCTGTGGGGGAGGAGGCCGCATCCcccctcctcctcgtcctccccctcctcctcctcctcctccccctcctcctcctcctcctcttcatacCCTGTCGTGTTCCCGGGCACCCGGGAGGAGGCGGCTGGTGCTGGGGAACCCAGTCCCCCCCagatcccctcccccactgccatgGCCACCCCTCCACGGAGCCAATCTGAAGACGACGGCCTCAGCCCCCCAGATGAGGAAGGGCCGAGCACCTCGCATGACCAGGAAGATGCCGAGTCCTTGCTCCAAGATGCACTACATCTGAAGGTGGCTGACCTGATGGGGTTCCTCCTGCTCAAGTATCGCCGAAAGGAGCCGAGCACAAAGGCAGAAATGCTGACCGTCCTCAAGGATTACCAGGACCACTTCCCCGTGGTCTTCAGGCGAGCCTCCGAGTGCATGCAGCTGGTCCTCGGCCTCGACGTGAAGGAGGTGGACCCCCGCGAGCACTCCTACGTCCTGGTccccaccctgggcctcaccTGCGATGGGATGCTGAGCGACGGGCAGTGCATGCCCAAGGCCGGCCTCCTGGTCGTGCTCCTGGGCCGGATCGCCCTGTCCGGAGATCGCTGCCCCGAGGAGGAGGTCTGGGGAGCACTCGGCAAGCTGGGGGTGTGTGCCGGGCGGGAGCACCGCATCTACGGGGAGCCCAGGGAGCTGCTCACCGAAGTGTGGGTGCAGGAGGGCTACGTGGAGTACCGGCCGGTGCCCCACAGCGACCCCGCCCGCTACGAGTTCCTGTGGGGTCCCCGGGCCCACGCGGAGACCAGCGAGTGGCAGGTCCTGGAGCATCTGCTCTGGGTCAATAGCTTGGATCCCAGGTCCTTGGCATCCCTGTGGGCAGAGGGTGTGAGCGATGAGGAAGAGGGGGCCTGA
- the LOC131748791 gene encoding melanoma-associated antigen 10-like: MRELRQSEADLQGPGPAQGPVEAQLFGAAGEEPASPSSPSASSPSSSSSSSYADPLHLDPLPLKVADLVAFLLLKYRTKEPTSKAEMLHMVLRDHQDHFPVVFRRACECMQLVFGVDVREVDPRERTYVLVPTLGLTCDAVLSDGQCMPKAGLLVLLLGLIALSGDHCPEEEVWGALGKLGVCAGREHRIYGEPRELLTEVWVQEGYVEYRPVPHSDPARYEFLWGPRAHAETSEWQVLEHLLWVNSLDPRSSASLWAEGVSDEEEGA, encoded by the exons ATGAGGGAGCTCCGCCAGTCTGAGGCAGACCTGCAGGGCCCAGGCCCGGCCCAGGGCCCGGTGGAGGCGCAGCTGTTCGGGGCTGCGGGGGAGGAGCCCgcatccccctcctccccctcggcctcttccccctcctcctcctcctcctcctctt ACGCTGATCCCTTGCACCTAGACCCGCTGCCACTGAAGGTGGCTGACCTGGTGGCCTTCCTGCTCCTCAAGTATCGCACCAAGGAGCCGACCTCCAAGGCGGAGATGCTGCATATGGTCCTCCGTGACCATCAGGACCACTTCCCCGTGGTCTTCAGGCGAGCCTGCGAGTGCATGCAGCTGGTCTTTGGCGTGGACGTGAGGGAGGTGGATCCCCGCGAGCGCACCTACGTCCTGGTccccaccctgggcctcaccTGCGATGCGGTGCTGAGCGACGGGCAGTGCATGCCCAAGGCCGGCCTGCTCGTGCTCCTCCTGGGCCTGATCGCCCTGTCCGGAGATCACTGCCCCGAGGAGGAGGTCTGGGGAGCACTCGGCAAGCTGGGGGTGTGTGCCGGGCGGGAGCACCGCATCTACGGGGAGCCCAGGGAGCTGCTCACCGAAGTGTGGGTGCAGGAGGGCTACGTGGAGTACCGGCCGGTGCCCCACAGCGACCCCGCCCGCTACGAGTTCCTGTGGGGTCCCCGGGCCCACGCGGAGACCAGCGAGTGGCAGGTCCTGGAGCATCTGCTCTGGGTCAATAGCTTGGATCCCAGGTCCTCGGCATCCCTGTGGGCAGAGGGTGTGAGCGATGAGGAAGAGGGGGCCTGA
- the EOLA1 gene encoding protein EOLA1 isoform X3: MVPVPGPGVETERAPGPGVPAVGRVRPRELREMKFGCLSFRQPHAGFVLNGVKTLETRWRPVLSGQRHRTLAVHIAHRDWEDAAWRELLAERLGLSPEQIQALLRDGEKFGRGVIAGLVDIGDTFPCPEILGPSEVAELENRALLPNLRHKYLTALANPRWLLQPVPGRGGKDVFQVDIPEHLIPFGQDA, encoded by the exons ATGGTGCCCGTCCCAGGTCCTGGCGTGGAGACGGAGCGCGCACCAGGGCCAGGAGTTCCTGCCGTCGG CCGCGTGAGGCCCCGGGAGCTGCGGGAGATGAAGTTCGGCTGCCTGTCCTTCCGGCAGCCTCATGCGGGTTTCGTCTTGAACGGGGTGAAGACCCTGGAGACGCGGTGGCGGCCCGTGCTGAGCGGCCAGCGGCACCGCACCCTGGCCGTGCACATCGCGCACAGGGACTGGGAGGACGCGGCCTGGAGGGAGCTGCTGGCCGAGAGGCTGGGGCTGAGCCCCGAGCAGATCCAGGCCTTGCTGCGGGACGGGGAGAAGTTCGGCCGCGGAGTGATAGCCG GGCTGGTCGACATTGGGGACACTTTCCCGTGCCCAGAAATCCTAGGCCCCAGCGAGGTCGCGGAGCTGGAGAATCGAGCCCTGCTGCCCAACCTGCGGCACAAGTACCTGACTGCGCTCGCCAACCCCCGCTGGCTGCTGCAGCCCGTCCCCGGGAGAGGCGGGAAGGACGTCTTCCAGGTGGACATCCCCGAGCACCTGATCCCCTTTGGGCAGGACGCCTGA
- the EOLA1 gene encoding protein EOLA1 isoform X4: MKFGCLSFRQPHAGFVLNGVKTLETRWRPVLSGQRHRTLAVHIAHRDWEDAAWRELLAERLGLSPEQIQALLRDGEKFGRGVIAGLVDIGDTFPCPEILGPSEVAELENRALLPNLRHKYLTALANPRWLLQPVPGRGGKDVFQVDIPEHLIPFGQDA; the protein is encoded by the exons ATGAAGTTCGGCTGCCTGTCCTTCCGGCAGCCTCATGCGGGTTTCGTCTTGAACGGGGTGAAGACCCTGGAGACGCGGTGGCGGCCCGTGCTGAGCGGCCAGCGGCACCGCACCCTGGCCGTGCACATCGCGCACAGGGACTGGGAGGACGCGGCCTGGAGGGAGCTGCTGGCCGAGAGGCTGGGGCTGAGCCCCGAGCAGATCCAGGCCTTGCTGCGGGACGGGGAGAAGTTCGGCCGCGGAGTGATAGCCG GGCTGGTCGACATTGGGGACACTTTCCCGTGCCCAGAAATCCTAGGCCCCAGCGAGGTCGCGGAGCTGGAGAATCGAGCCCTGCTGCCCAACCTGCGGCACAAGTACCTGACTGCGCTCGCCAACCCCCGCTGGCTGCTGCAGCCCGTCCCCGGGAGAGGCGGGAAGGACGTCTTCCAGGTGGACATCCCCGAGCACCTGATCCCCTTTGGGCAGGACGCCTGA
- the EOLA1 gene encoding protein EOLA1 isoform X1 — protein sequence MRSPWKSGASALVGAATCHRSRFPEADDRPPRWPQPGRPSAPATRPARKEPGPAAPADGEDAQTSGRVFSPLAAKQALSAWRAAERGDGNLAGDVRIEFYDPRMVPVPGPGVETERAPGPGVPAVGRVRPRELREMKFGCLSFRQPHAGFVLNGVKTLETRWRPVLSGQRHRTLAVHIAHRDWEDAAWRELLAERLGLSPEQIQALLRDGEKFGRGVIAGLVDIGDTFPCPEILGPSEVAELENRALLPNLRHKYLTALANPRWLLQPVPGRGGKDVFQVDIPEHLIPFGQDA from the exons ATGCGTTCACCCTGGAAATCAGGGGCGTCAGCGCTTGTGGGCGCGGCCACGTGTCACCGGTCCCGGTTCCCCGAGGCGGACGACCGTCCTCCCCGGTGGCCGCAGCCGGGCCGTCCAAGCGCTCCCGCGACTCGCCCCGCCCGCAAGGAGCCAGGACCCGCCGCGCCCGCGGACG GTGAAGACGCCCAGACAAGTGGAAGAGTGTTTTCTCCTCTGGCCGCCAAGCAGGCACTCTCTGCGTGGAGAG CTGCAGAGCGGGGTGACGGTAACCTCGCGGGCGACGTGAGGATTGAGTTCTATGATCCCCGGATGGTGCCCGTCCCAGGTCCTGGCGTGGAGACGGAGCGCGCACCAGGGCCAGGAGTTCCTGCCGTCGG CCGCGTGAGGCCCCGGGAGCTGCGGGAGATGAAGTTCGGCTGCCTGTCCTTCCGGCAGCCTCATGCGGGTTTCGTCTTGAACGGGGTGAAGACCCTGGAGACGCGGTGGCGGCCCGTGCTGAGCGGCCAGCGGCACCGCACCCTGGCCGTGCACATCGCGCACAGGGACTGGGAGGACGCGGCCTGGAGGGAGCTGCTGGCCGAGAGGCTGGGGCTGAGCCCCGAGCAGATCCAGGCCTTGCTGCGGGACGGGGAGAAGTTCGGCCGCGGAGTGATAGCCG GGCTGGTCGACATTGGGGACACTTTCCCGTGCCCAGAAATCCTAGGCCCCAGCGAGGTCGCGGAGCTGGAGAATCGAGCCCTGCTGCCCAACCTGCGGCACAAGTACCTGACTGCGCTCGCCAACCCCCGCTGGCTGCTGCAGCCCGTCCCCGGGAGAGGCGGGAAGGACGTCTTCCAGGTGGACATCCCCGAGCACCTGATCCCCTTTGGGCAGGACGCCTGA
- the EOLA1 gene encoding protein EOLA1 isoform X2 — protein MRELLGCEDAQTSGRVFSPLAAKQALSAWRAAERGDGNLAGDVRIEFYDPRMVPVPGPGVETERAPGPGVPAVGRVRPRELREMKFGCLSFRQPHAGFVLNGVKTLETRWRPVLSGQRHRTLAVHIAHRDWEDAAWRELLAERLGLSPEQIQALLRDGEKFGRGVIAGLVDIGDTFPCPEILGPSEVAELENRALLPNLRHKYLTALANPRWLLQPVPGRGGKDVFQVDIPEHLIPFGQDA, from the exons ATGCGGGAGCTGCTGGGCT GTGAAGACGCCCAGACAAGTGGAAGAGTGTTTTCTCCTCTGGCCGCCAAGCAGGCACTCTCTGCGTGGAGAG CTGCAGAGCGGGGTGACGGTAACCTCGCGGGCGACGTGAGGATTGAGTTCTATGATCCCCGGATGGTGCCCGTCCCAGGTCCTGGCGTGGAGACGGAGCGCGCACCAGGGCCAGGAGTTCCTGCCGTCGG CCGCGTGAGGCCCCGGGAGCTGCGGGAGATGAAGTTCGGCTGCCTGTCCTTCCGGCAGCCTCATGCGGGTTTCGTCTTGAACGGGGTGAAGACCCTGGAGACGCGGTGGCGGCCCGTGCTGAGCGGCCAGCGGCACCGCACCCTGGCCGTGCACATCGCGCACAGGGACTGGGAGGACGCGGCCTGGAGGGAGCTGCTGGCCGAGAGGCTGGGGCTGAGCCCCGAGCAGATCCAGGCCTTGCTGCGGGACGGGGAGAAGTTCGGCCGCGGAGTGATAGCCG GGCTGGTCGACATTGGGGACACTTTCCCGTGCCCAGAAATCCTAGGCCCCAGCGAGGTCGCGGAGCTGGAGAATCGAGCCCTGCTGCCCAACCTGCGGCACAAGTACCTGACTGCGCTCGCCAACCCCCGCTGGCTGCTGCAGCCCGTCCCCGGGAGAGGCGGGAAGGACGTCTTCCAGGTGGACATCCCCGAGCACCTGATCCCCTTTGGGCAGGACGCCTGA
- the LOC136793458 gene encoding uncharacterized protein encodes MVLGCPCEKDPLEVLVACATALWGTVPPGHRLLSEPRAPALSPLPSLTPCPWHQQTSLSLRPIWALAFAAASPSRPRWPGSLQPPTPTPAASLRPGEGSSLLLPHVLGHHRCGTGSTQSLSFPSALLGASSCPLGAGFLLSSKASSGLRIRIRLHPLRLVSGAQASGACPAGPPAGGSRSAPWPAPWGWWSPRRRCPGVQRSAREKGLPLDWCVQGYRWALRLLAHSREASSQGLKASSADVSPSPAPGSGGYWVAASPCSRPTDKSSGTALRTLGQRRPLLRNPSPGVLPKRPQRQSLSRLPRQGQAGPRVQQPPAVWLSRFPVLGQPAWSPRPLWEGLGVIPVPARRGAAASFPLGTRRHVPGPRFHRRGPAQGRRTWARDRDLFPGAAALGLLPSVLALFSVRFRLYVGRLPVRRAPGKPCCTDHLPRSVGQASWSAAAVVTGPGFWPLSGAPRPLSAAVPGRRGRAGGRPFSPPSHPGLARPACVVR; translated from the exons ATGGTGTTAGGCTGCCCCTGTGAGAAGGACCCCTTG GAAGTCCTTGTCGCTTGCGCCACTGCTCTTTGGGGGACGGTGCCCCCAGGACATCGCCTCCTCTCGGAGCCCAGGGCACCTGCTCTGAGTCCACTTCCGTCTCTGACGCCCTGCCCGTGGCACCAGCAGACGTCACTGTCCCTGCGACCCATCTGGGCACTTGCCTTTGCGGCTGCGTCCCCTTCTCGTCCCCGGTGGCCTGGGTccctccagccccccacccccaccccagctgcctCTCTGAGGCCCGGAGAGGGTTCCAGTTTGCTCCTGCCGCACGTTTTGGGGCACCACCGGTGTGGGACGGGCTCGACGCAAAGTCTCAGTTTCCCTAGCGCCCTCCTTG GTGCCTCCTCCTGCCCCTTGGGGGCTGGTTTCCTCCTCTCTTCGAAGGCCAGCTCTGGACTCCGCATTCGCATTCGCCTGCACCCTCTCCGACTTGTAAGCGGGGCCCAAGCGTCAGGGGCGTGTCCCGCCGGCCCTCCCGCTGGAGGCTCCCGGTCCGCCCCCTGGCCCGCCCCCTGGGGCTGGTGGTCCCCGAGGAGGCGGTGCCCTGGCGTCCAGCGCTCTGCCCGTGAGAAAGGGCTCCCTCTTGACTGG TGCGTGCAGGGTTACCGTTGGGCCTTACGTCTTCTCGCTCACTCACGTGAAGCGTCGTCCCAGGGTCTGAAGGCTTCCTCGGCAGACGTCTCACCGAGCCCTGCACCTGGTTCCGGAGGATATTGGGTTGCAGCGTCTCCCTGCTCAAGACCCACTGACAAGTCCTCGGGAACGGCCCTGCGTACCTTGGGCCAGCGACGGCCTCTGCTCAGAaaccccagcccaggggtcctcCCGAAGCGGCCGCAGAGACAGAGCTTATCGCGTCTCCCACGCCAGGGTCAAGCTGGGCCCCGTGTCCAGCAGCCTCCAGCTGTCTGGCTGTCCCGCTTCCCGGTGTTGGGTCAGCCAGCGTGGAGCCCGAGGCCCctttgggaggggctgggggtcaTTCCAGTGCCCGCTCGCCGTGGTGCTGCAGCGTCCTTCCCCCTGGGGACCCGCCGCCACGTCCCTGGTCCGCGGTTCCACCGCCGAGGACCGGCTCAGGGGCGGAGAACCTGGGCGAGGGATCGTGACTTGTTCCCTGGGGCGGCTGCCCTCGGCCTCCTGCCGTCCGTCCTTGCTCTTTTCAGCGTGCGTTTTAGACTCTATGTTGGTCGGCTGCCCGTCCGTCGCGCCCCCGGGAAGCCGTGTTGTACCGACCACCTGCCCCGCTCGGTGGGTCAGGCCTCCTGGTCAGCGGCGGCCGTCGTCACAGGCCCTGGTTTCTGGCCGCTCAGTGGCGCCCCACGACCTCTGTCTGCTGCAGTCCCTGGGCggcgggggagggcagggggtcgtcccttctctcctccctctcaccccGGCCTGGCGCGCCCGGCCTGTGTTGTGAGGTGA